Part of the Deltaproteobacteria bacterium genome, TTTTCTTCTTCGAGGCTATTCTGTCGGACAACATCTTGAAAAGATAGGGGGAAGAAATGAAAGAACTGAATCGAATCACGTTTCATCCCGAAATAATGGGAGGGAAGCCCTGCATCAGGGGGATGCGGGTAACAGTAGGCATGATTGTCGGCTTAGTTGCTTCCGGCCATGAAAAGCGTGAGATATTGGACATGTACCCATACCTCGAGACTGCAGATATTGAACAAGCCTTAAACTACGCGGCATGGCGTGTTGAAGAAATGGAAGTCCCTTTCGCTACGGGGACAGCATGAAAATTGTTATTGATATGAACCTCTCTCCGCAATGGGTGCCGCTCTTGAAAACAGCAGGCCATGAACCGATCCATTGGTCACTCCGACGGGCTTTACTGCCCCCGCTTGTCATTTTCCCTTGACTTTGCCACGATTTTCAATAGCATGCCCTTAATTGTCCATCATGTTCCATAAACGATGCCCCTCATCGCTTTGAGCCTTGGACTTTGAGCCTTCAGCTTATGAACCACCCCCTCAAATACCCCACAGCCGGCTCCTCGTGGGCGTGTTGCCAGCCTGTCGGGAGCCGGAACCACCGTCACGACTATTTGCCATTTTAACCAAAACCGAATATCGGCCCAACAAGAGGAGGAGGGTCGTCGCGCGCATTGCGCGGTGCGCCGCACCCGCATCACAGGGTGTCCAACGGACTGACCACACCCATCGGCCCCTTGTTGAAGACGTGGGTGTAAATCATCGTAGTAGAGACGTCCGCATGGCCGAGGAGTTCCTGAACGGTTCGGATGTCCTGGCCGGCTTCCAACAAATGGGTTGCAAAGCAATGTCTGAGCGTGTGAGGGCTAACACGAGACGTGATGGCTGCCCGGGTCGCGGCCCGTTTGACCGCGCGCTGCACCCGAACCTGGTGAAGGTGATGCCGGCGCCGGGTGCGGGTACGGGGATCTACGGAGTAATCGTCACCAGCAAAAACAAATTGCCATCTCCATTCGTAAGGCGCATTGGGGTACTTCCGGGCCAAAGCATCGGGGAGTTCGACTTCGTGCATCCCCTTTTTGCGGTCTTCTACATATTGGTGTCGCCGGCCGTCCAGATGTTGATGCAGTTCAGCTTTGAGGGATGCGGGGAAAGGGACCCTTCGATCCTTATCCCCTTTTCCAGCCCTTACCGTGATTTCGTTACGGTCAAACGCCAAATCCTGAATCCGGAGCCTCAGTGCCTCAGAGATCCGCATTCCGGTGCCGTAAATCAAACGGGCAATCAAACCCTCCACGCCGTCCATTTGCGACAAAAGCGCCTGCACTTCCTGGCGGCCAAGCACGATCGGAAGACGCTTCGGACGGCGGGCACGCGGGAGGTCACTGAAATCTCCAAGATCCTTTTTCACCACCTTGCGGTATAGAAAGACAATGGCATTCAGCGCCTGGTTCTGTGTGCTGGCTGCGACACGGTCGTTAATCGCCAGATGACTCAGAAATTGATGAATTTCAACCCCGCCCATACTGGAAGGCCGCTTCCCCCGATGAGAACCCACGAAGCGCCGGATCCATTGAAGGTATGCCTGTTCAGTTCTCAACGAATAGTGTTCCGTGCGCAGGGCCGTCCGAACGGCTTCCTCCAGCTTACCCATGTCCGTTTTCTGGTCCGGCGTTCCTTTTTGCGAATTCGGCACAGGCGAAGATTTATCAAGGGCACGAGGTCCCGCTATTCGATTCGCCCTCTTGGTCGTCCCCTTTTCTCGGACCGCCCCGGCGGCCATTGTCTCCGAAGATTCCAGTGCTATTCCGCGAAACTGCTCGTAATAGATCTCCAAGGCATCTCTTGCCTGGGAGACCTGCCAGTCCGCCACACCATTTTGCGAAGCCAGACCTTGGATAAAGGTCTCGATTTCCCCCCGGCCAAATCCTCGCCGGTGTTTGGCCTTCTCTTGCCGGCTAAAGAATTGGCGCACTCAGTAGGCATAGAAGGGGCGGCGTTGTTCTTCCACGCCCAGTTCTTCGAGCACCTGGAAATATCCGCTGGGCCACTTGGGGTTGGGATTAAACGGAGCGACCTCACATTGCTTCAACTGGCTATCCCTCATATGATACATCTCCATGTCGCATATCATCAATATGTTTCATTCTTGACATCAAACAGCCATACGCGTAAAAGAGCGCCTCAGTGGTACTTTTTGCGTTGTTTTTTCCATTTGAATATTATAATCTCATCGCCAGACGTGTCAAATAATATTATGTTAAGCGACAAGAGATGGATACATGAACTATAGGGGCATTGCGCGAGAGCATCTTAAGGCAGCTACAGAGCAGTTAGAAAAAGGAACTGATTCAAATCTGAAGTATGCCGCTCTTGAGCTAAGGATGGCCATGGAGGCCGTTACTTACGATCGCGCGGCTGCTTTCAAAGAAGAATTTCCAACTGATGAATACGATACTTGGCAACCGAAGAAAGTAATGGCAGTGCTTCTCGAAATTGAGCCTTTGGCCGACAAGGACAGTACAATAGCTTTCGGTTTAGAAGAAGAGTATGGAGTCCCGGCTAAAAAAATGACTTCACTGGGAACCGAAACTGTTCTAAATATGGGGGTGTTAAAAAAACACTACGATGCGCTTGGTAGTTTTCTGCACATTCTAACGATAAAAAGCGCAAAAGCGGGTAAAACAGTAAACCACGACAAGTTACGGAAGCGATGTGAAGAAATAAGAGCGTATTTAGATAAAGTACTATCGTCTCCTGTTTCTAATTCTACACTTGGAGTCTTTTCCTCAATTGAGTGCGCGGAATGTGGTAAAAAAATCAGAAAAAGAATTCCGCAAGGAGAAAATTCCATAAATGTTGAGTGTTCTAATTGTGACGCATCCTACCGAATAAACAGTTCTGGCGATAAACAATATATGTGGGAGCCTATGCAACATGAAATAGAGTGTGGAAACAAAGAATGCACGAAAAAAATTGTTGTCTGGGAAAAGGAAATCCGTCTGGGAGCCAAATGGACTTGCCCGGAGTGCAAAGGAAAAAACTCATTTGTGCTTGGTATTGTTCATGAAAATTCGCTTAACAAGTAGCTTCACCGGACAAAATACTCGCTGCGCTCGCATTTGGCCGGTGAGCTAACCGTTATGCTCACAAGGAGCGATGATCAACGAAAATGACGTTATTTGAGAAATGGTCGATTGTGGTCGGTATTGCCGGTGCTTTGGCGACGTTCCTTGCCGTCATGGTAGCTTTGTTTGGCGAAAAGATTCGACAGCTTTGGTCGTCGCCCAAGCTGCAAGTTAGGCTTTTTGAACCATCCGTCACGCCCAACAATGCGGGTGTGAAAGGTTGGTATTACCTGTTGCAGGTTTCCAACCAGAGCCGCTCGAATCCTGCGGCCAACGTCCGGGTCCTACTCTCCAAAATCGAGCGTAAGGCGCCCGACGGATTTTGGGTCGAAGAACCATTCAGCGGACCTGTGCAGGTAATGTGGCGTTGGCCTCAGTTTATGGCTCAATACCAGACAATCGGACCACCGCAGATAGCGACGTTCGCGTGCGTCCATCAAAACGAGAAAGAAATTTCGCTTCGCTCGTATTGGTTCCCAAACAACATGCGTCGATCCATTCTACCCGGGGAAGCAGTTCGCCTTTCCTTCGTCGCCGCTTCCGATGTTTCAGAATCGGATGTCCGCAGCGTTGACATTTCATGGGACGGCAAGTGGACCGAGGACCGGGAAGAAATGAAAAAGAATCTAAGGATCGTCGAGTGCGCATAACCTCGCTCTTGCAGCCGACACAAAAAGCCGTGCGGCTGAAGAGCCCGTT contains:
- a CDS encoding integron integrase — encoded protein: MGKLEEAVRTALRTEHYSLRTEQAYLQWIRRFVGSHRGKRPSSMGGVEIHQFLSHLAINDRVAASTQNQALNAIVFLYRKVVKKDLGDFSDLPRARRPKRLPIVLGRQEVQALLSQMDGVEGLIARLIYGTGMRISEALRLRIQDLAFDRNEITVRAGKGDKDRRVPFPASLKAELHQHLDGRRHQYVEDRKKGMHEVELPDALARKYPNAPYEWRWQFVFAGDDYSVDPRTRTRRRHHLHQVRVQRAVKRAATRAAITSRVSPHTLRHCFATHLLEAGQDIRTVQELLGHADVSTTMIYTHVFNKGPMGVVSPLDTL
- a CDS encoding DUF433 domain-containing protein: MKELNRITFHPEIMGGKPCIRGMRVTVGMIVGLVASGHEKREILDMYPYLETADIEQALNYAAWRVEEMEVPFATGTA